One Clostridium estertheticum DNA segment encodes these proteins:
- a CDS encoding NAD(P)/FAD-dependent oxidoreductase: MQEYDLVIIGGGPAGLAAAVSAKDQGINSILIIERDNQLGGILNQCIHNGFGLHTFKEELTGPEYSKRFIDKVTALDIEYKLDTMVLDVNDNKQVTAVNTEDGILEIQAKAIILAMGCRERPRGALNIPGARCSGIYTAGTAQKYVNVEGLMPGKEVVILGSGDIGLIMARRMTLEGAKVKACIELMPHSSGLKRNIVQCLDDFDIPLKLSHTITNIHGGDRLEGVTIAAVDDNRKPIVGTDEYIPCDTLLLSVGLLPENELSRKANVKLSRVTGGPEVDESMQTSISGIFTCGNVLHVHDLVDNVTTESYTAGRNAADYINGIHHEGLGTPIFATDGVRYTVPQTINPENIGDGIDVRFRVGEVYKNAYISVYFDEAREMHLKKKILTPGEMESVKLTKAVFDKYSKCTKITIKVEKE; encoded by the coding sequence ATGCAAGAATATGATTTAGTCATAATTGGTGGCGGTCCAGCAGGCCTGGCAGCTGCAGTTTCTGCAAAGGATCAAGGGATAAACAGCATTTTAATTATAGAAAGAGATAATCAATTAGGTGGTATCCTTAATCAATGTATTCATAATGGTTTTGGTCTCCATACCTTTAAAGAAGAGTTAACTGGTCCTGAATATTCAAAACGATTTATTGATAAGGTTACTGCTCTTGATATTGAATATAAGCTAGATACCATGGTTTTAGATGTAAATGATAATAAACAAGTTACTGCTGTAAATACCGAGGATGGTATTCTTGAGATTCAGGCAAAAGCAATTATACTTGCAATGGGATGTCGTGAAAGACCAAGAGGCGCTTTAAATATACCTGGAGCAAGATGTTCAGGTATTTATACTGCAGGAACAGCCCAAAAGTATGTTAATGTTGAAGGCTTAATGCCCGGCAAAGAAGTAGTAATACTTGGTTCCGGAGACATTGGACTTATAATGGCAAGAAGAATGACTCTAGAGGGTGCAAAAGTAAAGGCTTGTATAGAACTCATGCCCCATTCAAGTGGTCTTAAGAGGAATATTGTACAATGTTTAGACGATTTTGATATTCCACTAAAATTAAGCCACACTATAACTAATATACATGGGGGAGATAGACTTGAAGGAGTTACAATAGCCGCGGTTGATGATAATAGAAAGCCAATTGTTGGTACTGATGAATATATTCCTTGTGATACATTACTCTTATCTGTTGGACTTCTACCTGAAAATGAACTTTCTAGAAAAGCAAATGTTAAACTTTCTAGAGTTACAGGAGGACCTGAGGTAGATGAGAGTATGCAGACAAGTATTTCTGGGATATTTACCTGTGGTAATGTGCTTCACGTTCATGATTTGGTAGATAATGTAACAACTGAAAGCTACACTGCCGGTAGAAATGCTGCAGATTATATAAATGGAATTCACCATGAGGGTTTGGGTACTCCGATTTTCGCAACAGATGGTGTTAGATATACAGTACCACAGACTATCAACCCTGAAAATATCGGTGATGGTATAGATGTTAGATTTAGGGTGGGCGAGGTCTATAAAAATGCTTATATATCTGTTTACTTTGATGAAGCTAGGGAAATGCATTTAAAAAAGAAGATTCTGACTCCTGGTGAAATGGAAAGTGTTAAATTAACTAAAGCAGTTTTTGATAAATATAGTAAATGTACGAAAATTACTATAAAAGTAGAAAAGGAGTAG
- the glpK gene encoding glycerol kinase GlpK — translation MAKYVMALDQGTTSSRCILFNKEGLIASVAQKEFTQIFPSAGWVEHDPMEIWATQLGVAQEAMAKINVTAEDIAAIGITNQRETTVVWNKHTGIPVYNAIVWQCRRTAGTCDELKAIGFDKVVRDKTGLILDAYFSGTKVKWILDNVAGARDEAEKGNLIFGTIDTWLIWKLTRGEVHVTDYTNASRTMLYNIHELKWDDELLSTLDIPKSMLAQVKPSSCVYGYTDNSIFGSPIAIAGAAGDQQAALFGQTCYQAGTAKNTYGTGCFLLMNTGEKAVDSHNGLLTTIAYGINGKVNYALEGSVFVAGATIQWLRDELRMIKNAPESEEYATAVEDTNGVYMVPAFVGLGAPYWDPYARGTIVGLTRGTKKEHFIRSALESLAYQTNDVLKAMQEDSGITLKALKVDGGACANNFLMQFQSDILNVQVDRPEVIETTALGAAYLAGLAVGYWKDQEEVAKNWALSRSFESKMGEEKRVQLLKGWHKAVGRSMDWEEK, via the coding sequence ATGGCTAAGTATGTAATGGCACTAGACCAAGGGACAACAAGTTCAAGATGCATTTTGTTTAACAAAGAAGGACTAATTGCAAGTGTAGCACAAAAAGAATTTACACAGATATTTCCGAGTGCAGGTTGGGTTGAGCATGATCCTATGGAAATTTGGGCTACTCAATTAGGTGTAGCACAAGAAGCTATGGCAAAAATTAATGTAACAGCAGAAGATATCGCGGCTATTGGTATCACAAACCAAAGAGAAACTACAGTGGTTTGGAATAAACACACTGGCATTCCTGTATACAATGCAATAGTTTGGCAGTGCAGAAGAACAGCCGGTACCTGTGATGAATTAAAAGCTATAGGTTTTGATAAAGTGGTAAGAGACAAAACTGGCCTTATACTCGATGCTTATTTTTCTGGAACAAAAGTAAAATGGATACTTGATAATGTTGCTGGTGCTAGAGACGAAGCCGAAAAAGGAAATTTAATATTTGGAACTATAGATACCTGGTTAATTTGGAAATTAACTAGGGGAGAGGTTCATGTAACAGATTATACAAATGCTTCCAGAACAATGCTATATAACATTCATGAATTGAAATGGGACGATGAACTACTTAGCACTTTGGATATACCTAAATCAATGCTTGCGCAGGTAAAACCCTCAAGTTGTGTTTATGGATATACTGATAATTCAATATTTGGTTCTCCTATAGCAATAGCTGGTGCAGCCGGCGATCAGCAGGCTGCCTTATTTGGACAAACCTGTTATCAAGCAGGAACAGCTAAAAACACTTATGGTACTGGTTGCTTCTTATTAATGAATACTGGTGAAAAAGCAGTTGATTCCCACAACGGTTTGCTTACAACTATAGCTTATGGTATTAATGGCAAAGTTAACTACGCTCTTGAAGGAAGTGTATTTGTTGCAGGAGCAACTATTCAATGGCTAAGAGATGAATTAAGAATGATAAAGAATGCACCTGAATCAGAAGAATATGCTACCGCTGTTGAAGATACAAATGGTGTATACATGGTTCCAGCATTCGTCGGACTTGGTGCACCATATTGGGATCCATATGCAAGAGGAACAATAGTTGGTTTAACTCGCGGAACTAAGAAAGAACATTTTATAAGATCAGCCCTTGAATCCTTAGCTTATCAAACAAATGACGTATTAAAAGCTATGCAAGAAGATTCAGGTATCACACTTAAAGCCTTAAAGGTTGATGGTGGTGCATGCGCTAATAACTTCTTAATGCAGTTCCAATCTGATATATTAAATGTTCAAGTTGACAGACCAGAAGTTATCGAAACAACAGCTTTAGGCGCTGCATATTTAGCAGGACTGGCAGTTGGATATTGGAAAGATCAAGAAGAAGTTGCAAAAAATTGGGCACTCTCTAGATCCTTTGAATCAAAAATGGGAGAAGAAAAGAGAGTACAACTTTTAAAAGGTTGGCACAAAGCCGTTGGAAGATCAATGGACTGGGAAGAAAAATAA
- a CDS encoding (Fe-S)-binding protein, which translates to MKKVFAPGCALMIYKSELGRKVLDFLNSDLGKIDEYLTCCRHEPNLETGTQIINTCAGCDRRYRELYEGITTISLWEVLAQSKTFLFPDYKGKEMAILDACPTRHQERVHNAVRTLLKRMNIVAVEPEKTRTKGTCCGDSFYGVLPVEQVKEQMKKRAEEMPACDVVVYCVSCSKSMYIGGKKPRYLVDLLFGEDTIPGTFEPDEWHGEINDFINEH; encoded by the coding sequence ATGAAAAAAGTATTCGCACCTGGGTGTGCCTTGATGATTTACAAATCGGAGCTAGGAAGAAAAGTGCTAGACTTTTTAAATAGTGATTTAGGTAAGATAGATGAATATCTAACTTGCTGTAGACATGAACCAAATTTAGAAACGGGAACACAAATAATAAATACTTGTGCTGGCTGTGATAGACGTTATAGAGAACTCTATGAAGGAATAACAACAATTTCACTTTGGGAGGTATTAGCACAGAGTAAAACATTTTTATTTCCTGATTATAAAGGAAAAGAAATGGCAATTTTGGATGCGTGTCCTACAAGGCATCAGGAAAGGGTTCATAATGCAGTAAGAACGTTATTGAAAAGAATGAATATTGTTGCGGTAGAGCCAGAAAAAACAAGAACAAAGGGTACTTGCTGCGGAGATAGTTTTTATGGAGTTCTTCCTGTGGAGCAAGTTAAAGAGCAAATGAAAAAACGTGCGGAAGAGATGCCTGCTTGCGATGTTGTTGTTTATTGCGTTTCTTGTTCTAAATCCATGTACATCGGGGGTAAAAAACCAAGATATTTGGTAGACCTTTTATTTGGAGAGGATACAATCCCCGGTACTTTTGAACCAGATGAGTGGCATGGGGAGATTAATGATTTTATAAATGAACATTAA
- a CDS encoding alpha-amylase gives MNRTIMQFFEWYLPSDGGHWNFLKEHSKELSEVGINTLWLPPAYKGGGGINDTGYGVYDLYDLGEFDQKGAVRTKYGTKDQYIEAIADAHKNKIEIIADIVLNQKGGADDTQWVKVVKVAPSNRNNKISGEYDIKAWTKFNFVGRNNKYSDFKWSWEHFNGVDWDENKKESAIFEFTGLSKGWDSDVDSENGNYDYLMLTDVDVSSTVVCEELLKWGLWYTEIANLDGFRLDAVKHIDYEFFNKWINDIRKVTKKEMFTVGEYWSADLNVLKKYVEDTNHAFNIFDVPLHYNFFSSAKEKENYDLRGLMSNTLISCYPENSVTFVNNHDTQPGQSLESFVDNSFSLLAYTFILTRQEGIPCVFFGDYYGIPNNNIAPLKDHLDKLLKARKDFAYGWQHDYFDDAHLVGWTRENGLAALISNGENGGCIKMFVGEKLSGKTFVDITGNIPGEIKIAEDGNGDFTVNGNSHSVWCIV, from the coding sequence ATGAATAGAACTATAATGCAATTTTTTGAATGGTATCTGCCCTCAGATGGTGGACACTGGAACTTTTTAAAAGAGCACAGTAAAGAATTAAGCGAAGTGGGTATAAATACTCTTTGGCTTCCACCGGCATACAAAGGCGGTGGTGGTATTAATGATACCGGTTATGGTGTTTATGATTTATATGATCTTGGAGAATTTGATCAAAAGGGAGCTGTTAGAACTAAATATGGTACAAAAGATCAATACATAGAGGCAATAGCAGATGCTCACAAAAATAAAATTGAAATAATAGCGGATATAGTTTTAAATCAGAAAGGGGGAGCAGACGACACGCAGTGGGTAAAGGTAGTTAAAGTAGCCCCTTCAAATAGAAACAATAAAATATCTGGCGAATATGATATAAAGGCATGGACAAAATTCAACTTCGTAGGAAGAAATAATAAGTACTCAGACTTTAAGTGGAGCTGGGAACATTTTAATGGGGTAGATTGGGATGAGAATAAAAAAGAAAGTGCTATATTCGAATTTACTGGACTTTCTAAGGGCTGGGACTCGGATGTAGATTCAGAAAATGGTAACTATGATTATCTTATGCTTACAGATGTTGATGTTAGTTCAACCGTAGTATGTGAAGAACTCTTAAAGTGGGGATTGTGGTATACAGAAATAGCAAACCTAGATGGATTTAGACTAGATGCGGTAAAACATATAGATTATGAATTTTTCAATAAGTGGATTAATGATATAAGGAAGGTTACAAAAAAAGAGATGTTTACAGTAGGAGAATATTGGAGTGCAGATTTGAATGTTTTAAAAAAGTATGTTGAAGATACCAACCATGCATTTAATATTTTTGATGTACCTCTGCACTATAACTTTTTTTCATCAGCAAAGGAAAAAGAAAATTATGATTTAAGGGGTTTAATGTCAAATACCTTAATAAGCTGTTATCCTGAAAACTCAGTGACTTTTGTGAACAATCATGATACTCAACCTGGACAGTCGCTTGAGTCCTTTGTAGATAATTCCTTTAGTTTACTAGCATATACATTTATTTTGACAAGACAAGAAGGGATACCCTGTGTTTTCTTTGGGGATTATTATGGAATACCAAATAATAATATAGCTCCACTAAAGGATCATTTAGATAAATTATTAAAAGCTAGAAAAGATTTTGCTTATGGATGGCAGCATGATTATTTTGATGATGCACATCTTGTAGGATGGACAAGAGAAAATGGACTAGCTGCCTTAATTTCTAATGGGGAGAACGGTGGTTGTATCAAGATGTTTGTTGGAGAAAAACTTTCAGGCAAGACCTTTGTAGATATAACTGGAAATATTCCAGGAGAAATTAAAATAGCCGAGGATGGTAATGGTGATTTCACTGTTAATGGAAATTCACACTCTGTTTGGTGTATAGTCTAA
- a CDS encoding DUF1667 domain-containing protein — MSTRELTCIGCPVGCALTVELSGNEVISVSGNSCKIGENYGKKECTNPTRVVTTSVLVTGGKSNILPVKTEKDIPKNLIYDCVGALKNVSVKAPIHIGDVVLKNVLNTGVNIIATKDIEEA, encoded by the coding sequence ATGAGTACTAGAGAATTGACTTGTATAGGCTGTCCAGTGGGTTGCGCTCTTACAGTAGAGCTTTCTGGCAATGAAGTTATAAGTGTATCCGGCAATAGCTGTAAAATCGGTGAAAACTATGGCAAGAAGGAATGCACAAATCCAACAAGAGTTGTTACGACCTCTGTTTTGGTAACAGGCGGAAAAAGTAATATACTTCCTGTAAAGACTGAGAAGGATATCCCAAAGAATTTGATTTATGATTGTGTAGGAGCGCTAAAAAATGTTTCAGTAAAAGCTCCCATCCATATAGGTGATGTGGTACTGAAAAACGTACTTAACACAGGAGTGAATATTATAGCAACTAAGGATATTGAAGAGGCATAG